Genomic DNA from Asterias amurensis chromosome 2, ASM3211899v1:
GTAAGGACAACTTTTCCAAGAACTTCCACTCATGATGGCATCGTAGAAAGAATTATCCAGACTGAGGAGGAATTGTAAGGGTAAAATGACCCGAGCAATCAACCTCTGGCAACTCGCTCTGGACAATTAGGATACAATCCAAGGTAACAGTGGAAGACCTCTTAGGGAAGGTGAATACTGCATTTGATGCAGTGGAGACGGCTCATTGTAACTTCGCTGAGGCAATGAGTACGAGCAAGAGAAGCAGTGGATGAAGGGGGTCCAGGCCACCTTCCTCGTAGTGAGGCTCCAAACAGAGAGTATCCTGAGGGACAAGCAGGTTTGTCCCACAAGTACTAATCGCAGTAAGAGTGAAGAAGTAGTTCTCAAAGAGGCTACGTCCTCAAATAATGTGGATAAAGGTGGAATAGTTCAAGACAAGACTGGTCTCAGATAATGGGGATAAAGGTGAAATAAATCAAGACAAGGCAACGGCCTCAGATAATTGGGATAAAGGTGGAATAGTTCAAGACAAGACTGGTCTCAGATAATGGGGATAAAGGTGAAATAGTTCAAGACAAGGCTACGGCCTCGAGATAATGTGGATAAAGGTGGAATAGTTCAAGACAAGACTGGTCTCAGATAATGGGGATAAAGGTGAAATAGTTCAAGACAAGGCTACGGCCTCAGATAATTGGGATAAAGGTGAAGTGGTTCCTTTGGAGGCTACGGCCTCGGGTAATGGTGATGGAAAAGTAGTTAGTTGTACTAGTAGTATGAACAACAGGTTGAGTGATTTCAACGAAATCAAGTTGGCTTTAAATTGCCTAAGACAGAGTATGCTAAGTTTAATGGTGACCCCGTTTATTATTTCTCTTTTATTACCAACTTCGAAATCAATATAGAGCGCAAGGTTAGCTGCAACGCCACACGCTTGCAGCACATGAAGACAATGTGTCAAGGTAAAGCACGTAGCCGCATTGAATGTTGCGACTTGCTCGGCGATGCAGGGCACGAAGAAGCGAAGCGAATCCTACAAATGCAGATCGGTCAGCCCTATATGATCCTTAATGCCCTCATCATGCGCGAGCTCACTAATAAACGACCGGTCAGACCAAACGATGCTGATGCATTGGGGGACTTGATCGCTGCCATCAAAAAATGCCACGTAACTCTGACTACACTCAAGTACACTAATGATCTTAACAGTACACGTTTGAGGCTTAGACCACATTCACGTGAGCATCGTTTCATGTTTTCTTGCCACTAATACATTTCCATAAGAACATCTTGGCCTCACAAGTGTATCGGTGacatttcaaataaatgtaACAGTAGCCTGTGTAACCGTTGTGTAAGTTTTACTGAGTTTAAAGCAACTTAAATTGTATGTCATGTATGAAACTTGGCATTTATCAGatcacactgtacatgtatgtgcatgaTGGAGGAAGACAGCTACAACAAACAGCAAACTCTAGAGGGCGCTTTGcgcaatctttaaaaaaaaaaacggcagCTGGAGTGAATTTGAAAAGAGTCAATCTTTTCCAAGTTTGTGCCCAACATGTTTAATATTACATGTACTAGTGGCATCTTGGCAGTGATCAAGTTCTTTAGTACATGTACGTGCGCAATGGTTCATCAAAGCTTGTTAAAACTACCCAACACGTACGATGCAGGTTTTATTTGAAGTAGAATTCCCCTGGACGAATTAAAGGTATTATCTTACTGTATAAACGTAAGACTTCAGAAAGAATTCAGTCGTTAGCAGAGCACTCCAGAAGATAAGGCGCAACAATGTTTTTGGCGgcctaaaaagtcagataatcagataagacgcgtcttatccacAGGAAAATACGGCATTAAAAATCGGTGCAGTACCCGCTGATAAAATAGGATTTTAACCGTCTCTAGTTATCGGGcaagctcagtggtctagtggtaagacatctgctctaggtcaaaggtcataggttggaatcccacctgagtaatttgCCTGCGgatttatttttcaaaggacttaggaaagtactgagcataccATGTTTAACACGCactggtgtatgggtaaaacacacACAGAATTACCAAGAAAATCCattggcttaaagccattatacactttcggtaaacagtattgtccaagtcccacacttcgtgtatcacaacttatatataaaataacaatcctgtggaaatttaggctcaatcggacatcggagtcgggagaaaataacgggaaaacccactcctgttttcgcgcgtttcaccgtgtcatgacatgtgtttataacaaatccgtaattctcgttaacgacaatttatattgttttaccgttttctcaaaaagtaaagcatttcatggactaatatttcaagagaagtctttcaccattaccttctgtaaaccctgtaaattatttgtaaatctgtgaacttttttttttttttctgtaccgaaagggtccaatggctttaatggggCACCAGTTTCAGCCATATGAATTACATTGTAATATGGCTGGTAAACTGTTTCTATCATTAAGCGAGGTGATTTTCGCAGTGAACTAAAATCTTAAACCTTGGCACCAGCTCTTTCTTCATTTGAGCTCATAGTATTTGCCAGTTTTAGGATCGAAATAACAGTTGAGGCAAGGATCGTAGAGTAGGTCTAGTTCCTCGTCTTCTTCGCTCTCAGTGACTTTCCCATGATCATCGCTGCTTGTTGACTTGGTCCTGACTACAGCAGTCCTTAGTACTGGAAgatacaaaaacaaggtgtaagcagaaataataaaaaaaactcaacaatACATTGAAAAATCAAACTTAAAATCATGATTTCCATATGTAAACAACATAACAATTTTTAGTAAGTTTATTACAGGCATAGTATTCCTACTACTTTACTCCATTTTCATATACTTATTGCCCTAAAAAAAACTTATTATAATGATAATTGCAGCGATCGTCTCGTATTAAGAGATTCGGATAATACAAGGAAAACAGGCAGGTCTGGCGGACCTCTTATTAGCAAGAGTCAACTGTTAatagatagttcccacatgacgtaAATCGGCCATATTTCCAggcaatttggaacacacaGTCATGCGTTTTGCGCGAGAACGGCGTGCAGCACGTgcaaatttcacaaaacttgttgcctgattggttagtaaacagcgtgGATGCGTTAATAAACTGAGCGATTGACGCGCCTACAAGCCAAAGTGCAATTTGTCCGTAAAGATGGTGTCTATTGCAACTCATCTATATCCTGAAAAGTCTATAGAAGCCTATTACATAATTGTAGATCAGCCCTTATACTATAACATGTATAACTACAAAAATTAAGAAGCTATGTCTTCTATTTACAAATAGAAAACGCTAAAACATCATTGTTTTAAAATCTGTAAGAAGAAATTACAAGCACATAAAGAAACCAGTAAAGTTTGTGACAACGGCAACATATCACTTCGGATATGGTGTCTGGAATAATTGGCaaaaagaaaatgataaaacaataaaagagcaTTTATATGGTGAACTATGGATCACAGATCCCATGGTGCACTTTACAATACCATGCACAAAGACACCCACAGTAGGTCAACATAAATTTGCCTCTTGAAGTACAACCAGGGGGGACAAAACAggccgccattttgtggagtcaaagaTTTATAGAAGTACAATACAAGCATAGTAAACATGACCAATGATAATGATACTGGAAACATTTAACAAAAGGAGGCTGTTCAAATAAGCAGAGGCTTGTGGGGGACAGCCCTATgagacaaaatacaaaaacaaaaagcaaaggCGACAAAACTAAACATAAATATGAACAGGAGAGAAGACAAAATGTACAGGTAATGAGCTTAATATACAAGTAATGCCCGAAaaaataatgggggaaaaaaagctGAAGACGGGCAGtggagttggggggggggggaaatccaAGTAACATAACGAGTGAGTTGGGCTACTTTTGAACAAGCCTTTTAAAGCACCTTCaatctttttaaattaatattcttcatcctgATGCAAAATGAACATCTATTAtgtatcgttgcggtacccgctgccaaaacataggtttcaaactgcctctagctaccgggcaatctcggtagtctagttggcaagacactgctctagaattgcacgggtcgtgggttcgaatcccacccgagtaatatggctctgatatttgttcacaggactcaggaacaaactgactacatgtatacagtgcttacacacatcggtgtaaatgggtaaaaaccaacacTAATAACCTTCAGTATGATTCTAATGTTCGTTCTGTTCATTGAAAATTGTATATGTCTGTTTAGCTTATTGATCACATTTGCTCtttatattaaaatataaataaataattatcctTACCTGGTGGCAAGTCTTTTCCTGGTGAGAGTATAGCAGCTTCCTCTTGGTCTGCCTTCATCTTCTCACTGGGAAGCACGATGGGCGGACTGAATAGGTTGGACCAATCCCTGCATACAAAGACGGATCGATCAAGAGATTGTACACTCAGGTGTCAAAATAAGTTATATAACGGACAGATTTCACAAGACTATAAACACTGAGAAGACTACGTCAACACTTCATGTGTTCTTGGATGTAACGATGGCCCcatatattttgcatttatggTGTAGAACCCTGATTAAAGTAAGCCAATTTTCACCCCCTCAATTCTAAACATACAATTAAAAACACAGcaaacagttttatttttttttatctctccTATGTTTCCATCATCAAAGCTTCAATGTGGTTAACCTTTATAACAAAACAACTCCattacaaaataaactcaaTTTGTAACACAAGCAAATAATCGCAACAGCAGTTATCCAAGGATTTCTAAGTACATTGGCAGCATAGGTTGTatattccccagggagctgagatgtactacatgtagattGGAGCAAATGATCCAGTGACGGTACCATACCTTGGATTGGACTGCATGAGTGGATTGTTGTTACTGGACGGGAAATGCATCTCATCTTGATACCGATGCACTCGATGAGCGTCCTAAGAAatgacaacaataaaaacaagcgTAAATTCATCACAGGGATTTCTtatcttcatttttttgttccatcaTTTGTTGATCCTCCCTTCCACCAACCAGGCACTTCCCACAAGAGTATTCCCTGGGCACAAACCCCAAATCCATTGGACCAGCAGAACATACTGCTAGACCGcgtgtagccgcgtccttcgcaattcagctcttagctgcgagtaaggacgattagcccccccaaattattagaCCGCATCATGGTACCTAAGCATGAGTGAATACGCCCATATTTTCCAATATAACATTCCAGCCAGGTGGTTCAACAGAACAGTCCATCTTCACCTGTTAATACACTAATCTAATTCAATAAGCACATTGCTACCATGCTgactatacgcctctcttaatactttaaatgcatgacgtcacaattcttaccaaaaatgaggctatgggcgcacgtcccccatcacttgcagtggctacgcccatcgcctcgttttggattagcattgtggcgtacctcatgcataaatattaagagaggcattTGTAGACACTACCTTAACTCTATTACAAACGACTGGTCACTATAGGCAACCGATTGAAATTCTTTCAGATAAGTAGTTGTAAGATGAAAAACAAAGATGACACAACCGTAGTTTTTAGAATGGGAAAAAAGGACTCTTGATAGGTGCTATTGTGACCTGCTTTAGGGGAGGTCACATTTTAAGAATCTCTCATTGGCCAACTTATCCTAATATCAATCCATTGCTGCCTACCCACCGGTGGTTTCCATGTGCTGTAGGTCGTTGCCGTGTCGTCACTAGAGCTGCTCAGGTCATCGTCACCGTAGTTATGGATATCAAAGCTGTTATTAGCCTGGTGGCCATCACTTCCATCTTCCTCATACATCTCTTCAAGTTGCTGCCGGTGGAGACTGGCGAGCATGTTGGCCTCCAGGGACGAAGCTAGAGAAGAGTTATTGGACTGGTATCGTCTCCAGTCATAATCCTGTTAAAGGGAACGTATAGCaaacaaggttgtaggttcaaatccccaagcgaaccgctgatttcacaacgactagaataaatattgttgtctagttactgaatcacaacttcttgatttgtgcagttcataatcatagacgttaaaccatgTTTGTATGAGAGGGATTGGGTGTTTATATttctttgtgggagtttgccaagttcccttgatgggcaaatcatctaaaaaaaaaaaactctcatgAGCTTGGAAAATAGTATACCCCCTTAACACAAGGTTTTCACCAGTCCCAAATTTTCCCATGCGTGTTTCTTCATGTATATCTGAAATAATTAAAGGATTAATTAAGCTAGATAATAATGGTTATGTGTGATGACTGGAACTCAAACCCATattctactgatcagaaacacttgAGTCTAGTGAACCAGACCTTGAGTCTAGTGCACCAGACCGCTCGATTTTGAGATGCCAATTGTTCAAATCAACTCACGTCTGACAGTCTTGGGTCATCCTTTGGAATTTCTTTGAGTTTCTTGGAATGAATACTCAATCTGGAGACCGAGCTCATGACCGGCGACACGGCTGATGACGACCCCCTCGTGTGAGACTCTAGAGCGCTCGTTGTAAGGAGAGATTTCCTTGTCCGCTGTGGGGACAAACTCGATGTGGGTTTGGCCGAGTCAAAGTTATCTCGACGAGCATCTGAGTCATCCCCTGAGAAAAGTAACAGTAAATATGAAGTGACATTTTGACTGTGAGCAATTATTATTCCACAAAGATTCTTCCTCTAATCCTTTAGCAATATTGAACATTCGCTCTCCTTACTGCGCCATGAAAAATCAAATGATTTCCGGCCATATCTAGAAATCCTCAGATAACTTtcattttgattattttcttgtgttacAAGTCAACTTTATTTTGTAGAGGATAAAATTATATTTGCAACGATttacacaattgttttgtttgttttaccaaaTCAAAGCTTTGAAGTTGGGAAATCTATTGCCCCAAAAATATGGTATCCAAGATTGAGTCCAACCTCCTACCTAAGTGGCAATTGCCTTTTACAGcaatatattatatatttaaaaattatAGCGCATTAAATCAACAatctcaatgcactttacatatTTGTTACAAATACTGGTAatcaagtaaaacaatgatAGATTAAAACACATTAACAGCACATTCAAAACATTGGTACAACAATACTAGTTATCCCTACACAACGATAAAATACACAACAAGATTATTAAGACTCAGTTAAATTAGAGGATTCAGgaatcacaaaacaaaacagttattaCCTAAAGACTTGATGAAAATAATACGTAGCACAGTGACACTTATTGGTTCCCCATAAGTATTAAAAATCAAGTATCAAGTATCAATTTTGTAACTTTGAGCACTATAACTTCATAGTGCTATACAAGCaccttaaaggtagtggacactattggttattgtcaaagactagccttcacagttggtgtatctcaacatatgcataaaataacaaacctgtgaaaatttgagctcaataggtcatcaaacttgcgagataatcatgaaagaaaaaaaacacccttgtcacacaaagttgtgtgcgtttagatggttgattttgagacctcaagttttaaatctgaggtctcgaaatcaaattcatggaaaattacttctttctcaaaaactatggcacttcagagggagcctgtTCTCACAACTATACCATCAagctctccccatttctcgtcaccaagaaaggttttgtgctaaaaattattttgagtaattaccaatagtgtccactgcctttaaatacaacaCTCAAGTAGTACTAGAGTGCAAGTACTACAACACTGGAGTAAATACCTGAAGAGTTGGATGAATGAACTGGGCGGGGACTGGGCATGTCCCCGATTGCAGCATCGTATCTACTCCTCCTGTCGACACCATTCTCATGGTGGTTATTCCCGGCGTCTGACCGATCACGATACCTCGATGTAGACACTGCAGCATCTTCCTCATCAGGTGTGGCAGACTGAGACGAGGACTCGGTGATCTTCTGCAACTAAAAAGAACAACAACAGCTGTGATATATTCGTTCAAATATTGGATGCCTATGAGTacgattaaaaaataatttaacaaaagcAAGTTTACACATGGtcgtacccacaagtttactacttatttatagtttcttcctaaagACACATATCATATTATATTGACAGTGAAGTGACAGTGAAGAGACAGAGAAGAAAgttatgaatattattatttgtttggggATGATAATATTTGGTATTTATTATAGCAATCGCCTACAGACGCGCCATAAGGCTTACCCTACAATCTACAATATggccactttcatagcaacaaaggggttattcgatACGGTCTATTGGGAAGTGAATGTTAGTGAATTGTTTCTGAATGACAGAAAGTCTGTTTTACCTGTAGTTTCTTTGGCTCTAGATGTCTGCTGCGCTCAACCTGTCTAATAGGTGCTGATCTCGGTGGTGATGTGAATGTATAGATCTTTCCTTCTCTTTGCTGATCATTGGAGACTCTGACTACCTCAGCCCTGCATAGAGAATCAATACTCCGTCAACTTGGCacttaggccaagtaaaataaataacatgttgctcgtCCCCGCCAGCCTCAATTTTGGCGGCCGCAccgatttttttgttatttgttattaaaaaaacccaaaaactaTCAAAACGCATAATGAGAAACTTGGTACTTTGGAACATTTTGCCCTTCACAATTGCATGCCACAGTTCTATGCACCAGGGCGTGATGCCACAGAATAAATTTGGAGCAAAAGCAAGAGTAACTCTTTGGAAAGAgtgaaaatgtatcaaaataGACACAGAAACACTAACAGAATTTCAGGACATACAGATCATActcataaaaccataaaaccatcTTCAAATACGATATTGCTGCCATCTTAGACATGGttgccatcttgaaaaaaaatataaaaaaatttgaaaataacaaataacaaggaCCTCCCTCaccaactttttcaaaaagtgtGGACGAGCAACATGTTATTAATTTTACAACCCCatgtttatgaaataatttatttgttcattaattctaatttatttgttcattaaTTAATTTCTGGAAGCCCTGGACTTCCAGAAAAGCAAACCCAATCAAATATTCCAGtaaaacccatgcaatcaggtagggacagaaaaaaaaacaatcctgATGGGATGTGAACAGGAGTCctagaggtgaaaggcaaggAAAGAAACCACTACACCAAGCTGACAGTGCCAACCTGACCCCTTGCTTGATAGACAGTCACACACAGCCTACCCTGTCCCAAATCTTTGGGGACATTTGGGGGGACATTTTGGCACCCCAAAATAGAGGAAATGGTAAACATGAACTTTGAGGAGGTGTATTCCGCATCTCCAAGATGTTAATATAGAGAAATTTTGATtcccttttttccccaaaaaactaTATATGtaacccgctctgtgaaaaagagtcagatgtaggcaatttcaagaattgagttatatgcatggctggaaagaacacatcagcagcagtaatttggtatgtgtctaagctttggggtgtatcgcgttgctgagttacttccctttgaaattagccaccgcaccattttttttgaaaaacgaattacaagtaaaatgatattttaaactaccattgtgtgcaaaaggatacaaattagacataagtatgatcacaattttttttttttttttacattttccacattaaactgtccataacttaatattgcattgggcgacatgtgactcattttcacagagtggtcCACATATTGTGTTGTGCGCTGCGTTATGATGTGCAATTTTggtttgtatgtgtttttaaaccGTTCTGCTGTTTTGGGAGAGTTACTAGTTTACTGTCCGAGGTGAGAGCAGGGGATTGAAAGTGGGTATGTTTTTggagggttttttctttctttttctggcTGATGGTCTGGTTTAATATTGTAGTGCTCTTGCATATCCATGTCCCCCTGGTTCTCATCTGGCATTTTTCCTTACCTTGCTTGTTTGTTATTACGCCTGGATGTGTTGGGCTGCCCAGGCTTAGCCTGACCCGGTGGGTTGGTCTGCTTTTCATCTTCTCTTCTGGACGTTCGGACGGAGTTGACGTCTGTGATTCCTGAATCAACTGTGGAGGCATCTGCAATCAGATATAAAAACCAGCTCTGTATATTACCAAAGACTGAATAGCAGCCCTGGGATTTTATCTCTAAAAACACGGCAAGGCCATTTCAATTTTGAAAAGAGCATTTCTGATCCAACAATtacaggaaacttttgaaggggcaccaaggccaataccatGGGCAGCATAGACTGTGGTCTTTGTTGCCCTGCATTTCATCTTTCTGACAGCAAGGCCATTTCTGAAAAGGTcatttccatttgaaaatcttaggAAACTTTTGTGGAAGCACCAAGTTTAGGACAAGAGAAAAAGAGATCATGGTATCTGTGACCTCTGTGTAATGCCAGGCCTTATTTAATCACTAGATTTAGTCTTACATAAAGACGAGAAGTTTGCAAGAAAAATTTTACACCTTTCCAAAATGAACACAGTCAAAGGGGGCTTCACATTCTTTACATTATAGCCTCAATGGAGACAACGACTGCAGTACACTCCTACAACgtaataaattaaaacttagggTTTTCAGTATTTATTTCCTACCAGAGGATTTTTCAGTCCTTGAAGACATCCCTCCATCTTTCTTCTCTCTGCGTCCACTCTTCGGCATCCCTCTCTGCCTCTGCACCTCCTCACTCTCCGATAAGCTGTCGATGCGGTTCAGTATCGGCCGCTCCCCTTTCTTCTTCCGCCTCTGCGTACGACTCTTCTGGGCTTCATGCCCGACGAGATCATCGCTCTCGGAGAGACTTTCCACGCGGGGTCTTCCAGAGTTACTCACATCACCCGATACCTTAGAAGATTTCTCCAACCTCCTGTTATTTGTCTCATCTTTATCAGACTGCCCCTCCAGTCTGATCCGTGACGAGGCgtatttcaaaatggccgcatcTGACATTCGACCTGACCTATCGGCGTCACTCGATTCCTCAGAGTCTTTTCGGTGGGTGCCAGAGTCAACGTATCTACTCCGATCGTACCCGCTTCTTCCCGACGTGCTGGTGTCGCTGCCGGCGGATAGACTGTCACCTCTTTCTCTCTTACCACTGTTTGGACGGACCTTGACGATACGACGAGATTTATCTCCCGATTTTTGACGGGGTGGGTGGGGCTGGACAAAGTTGTCATCTTTGTTGTTTTCCAAGCCTGCTGACCATGTGTTGCTTCCTCTAAGTGCACCTTTGATAGGAAAGAAACATCACAAAAAATGGTTTGTTGACTTGTTTTGCTAAAAATAAATTCAGGTTGAAAAGCATACTTGTTTAATTTGAAGtatggactagtgaaatgacaaactCGACTGGTCAATGCTGGCCAGTCACAAAAAAAGTTCTAACCCAGGTTTTAGTTTAGGTTTCCTTTATTGACCCTTCAACGCTTTAGTAACAGTGAATTGACTAACCATTCGAAACCATTCAACTGCATGGGTTTTGTACTGTGATAACTGTGTATAGAACTACATGTATCTGTGTATTGTGCGGATATGTTCTTCATATTATATATTAATAATGTGGatgtggatgatattgaatggtcacacagttggagggttgactgtgtactgcgTGTAGCATTCAAACATTGATGTCACAGTGTAGGCTGGCATCATTTGAAACCCATGTAGGTGTGTAGCATTTACCAAACTGAGGTCAAAgtatggtcagacagtaggggGTTGACTGTGTAGCAGTCAGAATAATGATATCATAGTTCAGGCTGGCATCATGTGTAACCATGTAGATACTATTGAAcggtcacacagtaggagggttgatcTTTACTGATTGTACCTTTATCAACTTTGTCCTCGAGATCTGCTACATTGGTGCCAGGGTCAGATGACTGGCGCTGGCGTCCGTGTAGCACCAGGGAGTCACCCTCTGTCTTGGACGAGATACTCCTGTCACTAGGCAAAAGATCACCTGGAAAATCAACAATGAAATCAAAAACAGAGTACCAATCATAACTAGAAACTCAGTTTttataaattacaaaaacaaggtgtttgTGATTTATGTCAAGAAATGACGATTGAATCAATTTACCTTTCCAACTAGAAATCATTGCTTTTGAATAGTTTTTACTTTTAACGAGGGGTTTGAACAGGAAAATAAGGTCAAATATGAAGTAGAGTAAGTTCGGTTTGTAAATTCCTTTCTGGTGATGTATATAATGTAAAAATCCATGGAGTGAATCATGAATGCTTGGAGGTtaaaagacacttgacactattggtaattatcaaagaccagtcttctcactgtgtctcaacatatgcatataataacaaaccggtgaaaatttgagctcaattggtcgtcaaagttgcaagaactatgaaaaaaaaacacccttgtcacacaaaggtgtgtgctttcagatgcttaatttcaaaacctcaaattctaattctgaggtatcaaaatcaagtttgttgaaaattacttctttcttgaaaactacgtcacttcaagagagagccgtttctcacaagtttgtatactatcaacctctccccattactcattaccaattagggtttatgctaataattattttgagtaattactaatagtgtccactgccttcaagccAAACGAATTCATTACAAAATTCAAGTTGTACTAACCATCCTGTTTCAGTGCCCTGGAGTGTGAAGATCTACTGCTTCTACTGCTTGCACTACCACCACCCTACAAcaagatatttttttaaatcagcaaTGAAGTCTGGATATAAATAACTAAATACAGGGGGTGCGGGCTCTCCAAAAGTTTTTTCTGACCTAAGTATGTCGTGCCGAGCGGGTTTTCAAAcatcaaactcaagttctgaCAACTGagtcaacagagtgtgggtttgaatcccggccATGACTATTGTGTTCTTGGGCAAGACACGTATCCACCAATGTGCTCAGGGCGCTATCACAATGAAAACTaaaccaaaaaacacaaaaaaacaaaaacagtttaaatCGAAGAAAAATTAGATCTTTTGACATAGAGGGTCTTCTTACCTCTCTATGACTCCCAGCCGAGGTTGGTTTCTTGCCAGCAGATGCTGATGGGACTGGTACCTTGCTTCCAAATGCGATATGCATCGGTCTGTCCTTACGTCCCTTCAGACTAGAGTTCAAGTCCACTGTTAAATAA
This window encodes:
- the LOC139933943 gene encoding protein CFAP20DC-like, coding for MFKNEFQGGAFVEVFSCQGKEPLAKWKLTGSASIHKVFEKEAKSFVHVLEGAGTSTKMQLPKDPKQTLALVQRFLVAQVYVSIGQDFSIELSVSDMGNNKRRLLFSTAQKEIAVTPLHAKIPLTVMKRAMWLNLCIDLVSLVSEGFRGQTFKTLDGIIICANCHLRKIFTMKTQPQDDTDDDDLYDCNPPTNNVEVDSIPRACQFSNDVVCQTQIFTMNKLRHAEFKAKPDSRPCSSTEPVDLNSSLKGRKDRPMHIAFGSKVPVPSASAGKKPTSAGSHREGGGSASSRSSRSSHSRALKQDGDLLPSDRSISSKTEGDSLVLHGRQRQSSDPGTNVADLEDKVDKGALRGSNTWSAGLENNKDDNFVQPHPPRQKSGDKSRRIVKVRPNSGKRERGDSLSAGSDTSTSGRSGYDRSRYVDSGTHRKDSEESSDADRSGRMSDAAILKYASSRIRLEGQSDKDETNNRRLEKSSKVSGDVSNSGRPRVESLSESDDLVGHEAQKSRTQRRKKKGERPILNRIDSLSESEEVQRQRGMPKSGRREKKDGGMSSRTEKSSDASTVDSGITDVNSVRTSRREDEKQTNPPGQAKPGQPNTSRRNNKQARAEVVRVSNDQQREGKIYTFTSPPRSAPIRQVERSRHLEPKKLQLQKITESSSQSATPDEEDAAVSTSRYRDRSDAGNNHHENGVDRRSRYDAAIGDMPSPRPVHSSNSSGDDSDARRDNFDSAKPTSSLSPQRTRKSLLTTSALESHTRGSSSAVSPVMSSVSRLSIHSKKLKEIPKDDPRLSDDYDWRRYQSNNSSLASSLEANMLASLHRQQLEEMYEEDGSDGHQANNSFDIHNYGDDDLSSSSDDTATTYSTWKPPDAHRVHRYQDEMHFPSSNNNPLMQSNPRDWSNLFSPPIVLPSEKMKADQEEAAILSPGKDLPPVLRTAVVRTKSTSSDDHGKVTESEEDEELDLLYDPCLNCYFDPKTGKYYELK